TTTTATCTTACGGAATGTCTGCCTGCACTTTTCATAAATATTTTCAGATTTCCTGCGCTTTTTACGAGGGCCGGTTTTTTCTTTCTGAGCATCTTTTTCAGTTTCTTTCCGCTTCGTTTCAGTTCTTTCAGGTAGTCGGGATTCTTCTTCAACTTCTTTTTGAACGCTCTGACGCTCTTCAGCGCGGCCTTCATCTGTTTTTTCCGTCTCTTCCAGCATCTCTTTGTATTTTGCTTCATCATCTTCCACTTCCTCATCAAATTTTTTAAAATCGCCGGCATCTGTCTGTTCTTCCTCTGCCATCTTCTTAAAAAATATGCGCAGATTCCAGTCAAACTCCCCTGCACGGTACGAGGCTTTGAACGTGACAAGGCGCAAAAGCCAGGTACATCTAATATCTGCCTGGATACTGTCCGCCGAACCGCCGGAGACAGCCTCGATACGGTATCTGAAGGGCACAAAAAGCACAATACAAACCAACAATACAAGTATCCCCAGTATTGCGGCTATTATGATTCCTATGATCTTCAAGATAAGCAGTATGATATGTAACATCTCAGTCTTCCTGTTCTTTTTCTAATATATAGGAACGAATGTCCGTCCCTTTTGTTTCATGATATACCTCTTTTGCTATTTTTTCTACAAGTTCAAGCGCATCGTCATAACTTTTTGCGATCCCCACGACAAAATAATCTTCTTTCGGGTAATCCGGCTGAAGAAGAAGGACTGAATTAATGATCTCCAGCTGGTTGTTCTCATTCCGCGGCAGTACAAGGAGGTGAATGCTCACCTGGAACTTCTTGTTCTCCAGTTTTTTTATGATCTTATCCTTCTTTTTTTCAAGCCCTTCCGTAAAATACATATGCCTGTAATATTTCATCTTACTGTACCTCTTTCCCGCCGTTCCTGCGGACTTACTGATTATAATAAGCGTCAAACACCTGCTTTGCGACATTGACCGCTTTGGCAGAGCCGTCGGAGGCCTCTATGATGACGCTTATGACGAGGTCCGGATTGTCAACGTTCGTCATACCGATAAACCATGAGTGGTCTTTTTCTTTGTCTGAGCTGTATTCCGCGGTCCCGGTCTTCCCTGCCGCCGTATACCCCTGCCCGCTCAGAACGGACGCGGTTCCGTACTGTACTACATCTGTCATATATTCCTTCAGCTTCGCCGCCTCCCCGGAAGTCATGAGCGTCCCGGCTTTTTCCGGTTTATTCTCATCTACAACAGTACCTCCATAATTGGTGACCGCCTGCACGAGATACGGTTTCATGAGCGTGCCTCCGTTG
This is a stretch of genomic DNA from [Clostridium] hylemonae DSM 15053. It encodes these proteins:
- a CDS encoding DUF2953 domain-containing protein, whose translation is MLHIILLILKIIGIIIAAILGILVLLVCIVLFVPFRYRIEAVSGGSADSIQADIRCTWLLRLVTFKASYRAGEFDWNLRIFFKKMAEEEQTDAGDFKKFDEEVEDDEAKYKEMLEETEKTDEGRAEERQSVQKEVEEESRLPERTETKRKETEKDAQKEKTGPRKKRRKSENIYEKCRQTFRKIKCTILRLCDKIKALSEKKEKLSAFILDDIHKTAFTKVKKEALRLLGRLKPKTVKAKIHYGFEDPYRTGQVLAGLSILYPFMGKQTEIVPDFEQKILEGTLLIRGKVHILHFFLLLWNLFWCREVRATYKHARSFEL